acCTTCATCTCAggggcttttttagttcattcatgacaatttttcttttgtataatattgttattattattagcagtattatttattatatgcatatttatatttgttttatttaacacaagcttagatttgtccatatgtcaggttttagaccataagtggcacagcatgtgtatttggaaataactcagttttttgaccacactttgttattattgttcatttattattgttcgtttgctgaaaattaaaactgaatttagaaatagttttgaaacaaatcttttgtttataaattatttatgtataatataaCATCTGTAAGAGTGAAAGTGAatgtaaagaatgaggaggctcattctctcattcttgtgctacagatgctctgtttaactgtttaactagtgaagcgttcagcttTTTAACTTACTTAGTCCgccgtgtaaatagcaaatgcgtcaTGGCGCaatacaactgactcttaaatggAATTTGAGATGATACgctgattggtttattttaaaaacctacctataactcattaagagaataagctcaaccctgttagaccatgcgccagggcgcaaagcggatttttccatccttaaaattgtaaaagtggattcggaaacgccctaatgcttttgcgccctgcgctttgcactttgtgcatggatcgtcaaaacaGAACCCAAGGTAAGTGGTCATTACTTGAACTAAATAATCCTTTAAAGAAGTGGTTATCAAACTGGGGGACGCCGAATAATTCCAAGGGGTCGCAAGAGTGatttaaaaattgtgtaaatttcagtgattataatatatttttttcagtactACAAGTGAAAGCTACTatttttagatttgtttaaaGATATTACTAAAgttagtattttttaaaaacatgaatggaaCAGCATAACTGTGCAGCAAAAAACTCGCTAGTTATCAATGCAGCATGCATCTGGATGTGAAAAACCGCATCTGCACAGATAGAATTTATAATTCGCTAATCTAAAAATGTTGAGAAAACTGTGGACAGTTTGCCTGGGTCATCGGAACGGTCCACTTTGACTAAATTCATAAAGTATTGACACATTCaagcagaatgcatctttgctctTGCGCTCAGGAACactttaaaacagttgacatgtcagtAAACAAAGACAGCAAAGCTtgcccgccttcgcgctcttcttattggcccactgctctagaactgaacacGAATGGATTGGTTAAAATCAGCTGTCAACCACTCAGTCAACGCCTTCTGCATACAGATGACAGGGAGAGCTGAGCAACAACCGCGAAAATGTAACGCGCTGAAAATGagaatgaaaacactgacagattttgttttagaaaccacctaaatctacaaataatggcacatcaGATTAACGTTACTGATCATGTgatgaatgttaatccaccatctacactatttcaagagtggataaaagacttcctttggcttcaagtccactatgaaaataacaaaagcattcactgtaaagtctgtgggatgatATTTTctggtaactgtttgccacatctacacATATTAAGCACGAGGGGTTctgtttattccttcatttattcaccagatgctgtcagccgtgcaagtTGCAGCTATATGTACAATTTAACACCATGTACACCATCGCAAAAGGGCTTACACTGACTAAGAATAAACTAATATTTCAGCTTATGAAAAGACTGGTACTGCTTTTAAAATGACGTGTGCAAATAATAgggtatatgtcaaaagcatcagtgcaatatcagacatcacccgtgagaacagcacagttattatcgttaacagattcattcatgtcaagcagtgccaGTAAGTGgtccgtgtatcttttggtcactcaattatgttataaaaatgtattttcttgtgataacgggattttgttgagacattTTCCTCACGCATGCATGTATatgtttttgcttgttagttttgatttcaaatgcaataaatatacgactgaactcgtacgaattcgtatgaattagccaaattgacaaaacaaaatacgtttcctcatgagatcaggctgtaaatGACAGGTCACCCTCAAATTAACCCTTAAATTTTTGACTGAAGATGGGGACTGCACTGAGGGATCCATTGAGGGTTAGACAGTAGTAGTCAGTATGGGCCTGTATTTGTTAAAACTTGATTGATGAACCCTGCCCACTTTAAATTGTGTTATTATTGTTGCAGTGACTAGATTTTTATCAATGTAATTAAAtcctactgtatatattttttgaattCTTTAAATTAAATCCTTATTAATCTATATTATGTATTGTAATACCAGTTAATCTATTCTGTTcaacttaataaaattataattacactaaataatttgaattaaaataactaaatattatatctaaaatatttttaaatacaatttgccTATTGCTTAAcctagctgtgtgtgtgtgtgtatatatatatatatatatatatatatatatatagtgtgtgttgaGTAAAACATCCACTGACCGTTAAACAACACCCTGACAACTGTAAGAGTAAGATTCCTAAGATAAGGTTCATATTGGGTATGGATGACATATCTGGTGGGGTGTGATGGGTGTTTAAAAAGCATCTttttgatgaaaatcaacttcTGTAAGCTGTCTGGACAGAACTgtctgtatgtatagtgtgtcaacTGCCATACTGGAATGATACAAAcccaaaaagtaaatttttttaaatgtcctgacgttaaaataggaccaAAATCCCAGTGATTTAAACATGACGTTGAAGTGCAGctttccctgcccaccgaattgattgataggtgccatgtttctataatagcATGtattgtgaggtaacttttcctctcctcttggctgttaaagccaTACTAGTGGATCCAGACACGTATTATGCACCTATAGACTGTAACTGCGGCTGTTCTTCACGCcatcggtgaacagcgctttcatttctaaagccgatcgcagccctttctgttgagcaagtGAAGACAATAatcaatcataggggtgtaaatTTAATAATCATTagaagataaataataataacctaaTAATTGTATTTCAAACAATACATTCCTTTAAACTATACTCATAATACATTATGCGCATGTGCATTTGtttaatgaatataaataattacaaatgtaaaacatAATCTAAATATACAAAAagtatatgtaaaaaaacaatatgtaatacgtaaacattaattttcttttccaaccattgacctttttgctgtgaagcaatcgtgctacccactgtcaCCGTGATGCCCATATGTAAACAtcatattgtaaaataatttaattgctaCTACGAATGCCATTAGTTTAAGTTCTTACATTAAGggtaatactataataataataataatattaataataatattcattcattttcttttcggcttagtccccttatcaatccgtggtcgccacagcggaatgaaccaccaacttatccatcatatgttttacgcagcgaatgcccttccagctgcaacccatcactgggaaacacccattaacACTCATCCACACaaatgcactacggacaatttagcatatcAAATTTACCTGtagtgcatgcctttggacttgtgggggaaaccggtgcacctggaggaaacccacgcgaacggggagaacatgcaaactccacacagaaatgccaactgaccccaaggctcgaaccagcgaccttcattgatgaggcgatcatgctacccactgggccactgtgacgccaataataataagaataacaacactttttttaaacttttatgaattgtggattaataaataattatttatttaacacacatacacacactgtttTCCGGTTGTTTTCATGATGTGTAATATTCATTATGAACAATTGTGTAATATAAGCTGTTATAATAATTTTATGATACTAGATGAAACTCATAAGTGAGAGCTGTGGAGCAGTGATGctccatcatcatcaccatcatctttatAGCGCAGAGGAGGCGCGTCTCCTTTAATTTGCCCACGCTGTACAGCCTTGGTGGAGCAGCAGCTCACTGTATGCCTTTGTATGCGCAGCAGTGCTCAACTGCAGCCTGAACTGCTCGCCCTTGCACAACAATTATGAGTAAAAGACGAAAAGTTGGACTTTGAGATGAATGGCTCGCTCGCGCCGCGCCACTCCCTAAAATGAAGGAGGAAAACACAAGTAAGCGCAAGAGGAATACCGGAGCATTTCTCCATGGATATTTTGCATCTTGAAAACAACTCGGGAAGGTTgacttatacattttttattggtCTTTCTATTCCCTTAGTTTATGCATGCGTTAATGCATCGATGCCTTGAATGAAAGGAAATGCGTGAATGCCTTTAACACAGTAATGCATGGGCATGCTTTGATCATCCACCTAGAGCTTGGAGCCTCTCTATCGCTGAAGCATGTCGCTGCAGACACCTCGCGCTTAACGGGTTAAAACGCTGAGCACAGCCGGTGTGATGTGTTTTTCAAGGGTGCATGAGCCTGGGATCTGAATATTCGTAAACCAAAAATCATTTTTGGGGACAATTGGACAACACCCTTAAACGGACGCGGTGTGCAagggggaaaaacaaacaaacaaaaaacaacccaAATTATGACTGGGAACATCTGATGCTCTATGGATTTTCGCCCATAAGATGAGCACGTTTGCTCAACAACAAGATGCTGCCACTCCTCAGAGCATCATTTCGGCCGTCAAGCTCGTATTCAGGCAATTCTCCTCAATCTCTTATTGTGTATGTTACTATCTTGTGTGATGCTAGCATGTTTGAGGCGACGCCCAACGCAAACAGCTCCCCTGTTTCTTTGCAGATCTCTGAATTGAGTCGAGGCAACACTGTGAGGACACTGGGGGCGGCAGATTTTGCTGACCTTAGCATCTTTGGACCGTTTCAATGGAAAGCTCTTTGCAAATAACGCCTTGAGGGAGCTCCCCTTCGTTCATTTCTCAGAGACGCGCCGCTGTATGCTTCCCGTGCATCCTGAAGGCGTTTACGGCTGGATCTGCTCGAGACCGGCGCAGGAGATCTGGCGCAGCGAGCAGGGGGAAGAGCAGGATCTTTGCAGTATACCTGTAATGAAAGGCTGCTGAAAGAAATCAATGACCCTGGCAACCAGACGGTTCATTAGTTCTGCTGGTGTCATGTAAACATAATCATTTAACAAGTTATTTCTCTGGCGCGTTGGGGATGCTTGCAGGTAAGCTTGCGTAACTACCCTATGCTTATTGCAGTTTGTGGATGTGGGACTAATTTTTGGACAATTCGATTAGTGTGTTTGTTACAATAAACCACAGAAGCTACGtgaatgtgtttaattagtgtttAAAATTAACTCCaaagagtcatttgtttgtgTGATTTAGGGTACTCTTAGCTTTTAAAATTCtgtattttgtaacattttgataaacagttgaagtcagaattataagtccccctgaattattattattttttccttgaTTTCTGTTTTACACAgataatttttcaacacatttctaaacatattaatagttttaataactcatctctaattactAATTCATTATCTtcttgccataatgacagtaaatactgtttgacaagatattttacaagacacttctatacagcttaaagtgacatttataggcttaacttggttaactaggcaggttagggtaattaagcaagttattgtataatgatggtttattctgtagactattaaaaaaataaagcttaaaggggctaataatgtccttaaaatggtgtttaaaaaaattaaaaactgcttttattctaaccaaaataaaacaaataagactttctccagaagaaaaaatattatcagaaatcctgtgaaaatttccttgctctgttaaacatcatttgtgaaatatttaaaaaagaaaaaaaaaatcaaaggggggttaataattctgacttcaactgtagaaaaACACAAGTTTGTTTGCAAACGTCTTCCACCCTGTTGGGCTTTGTTCAGTGGCTCGACCTCCCAGTTTACCGGCTAACCTGCCAGTTTAACCAGAATGGGCATATTTGGAGATTATTTGGaaataaagcttaaaaaaaaCCCAGCATATTCTATAAAAAACAGTTTAGTTTAAACTGAAGGAAAGCTGTTAAATGCACAAGACATTCTAATATTCATGAGAATGATTATTTGCCATTATGCTTCATTTGAACAAATTATTGGCCAAAATATGGAGTATTCCAAtaatttgtttttgattatttagaaattttttttaaacaggcgtcatggtggtgcagtgggtagcacgatccccTAACaccaagaagttcgctggtttgagtcccagcttggtcagttggcatttctgtgtggagtttgcatgttctccctgtgtttgattGGGTTTCCATCAGGTGTTTCCTCCAGAGTCCAAAGatgtgcgctataggtgaattaaaaaagctaaattggctggagtgtatgtgtgtgaatgcaagagtgtataggtgttccccagcgttgggttgcagctggaagggcatccgctgcataaaacatatgctggataagttggcagttcattccaccatggcgacccctgattaataaaggggctaagccagggatgtccaaagttggtcctggagggccggtgtcctgcagattttagctccaactcgcctcaacacacctgcaaggatgtttatAGAAAAGCCTagttaagagcttgattagctagccaaggattgtctgattggggttggaactaaactttgcaggacaccggccctccaggactgagtttggacgtGCCTGGActaaacccccccaaaaaaagaataaatttatttaaatttattataatatactatatgTTGATCTTGTAGCATACTAGTATAAAagcatacattttaaatgtcacaATAACAATTCTTGTTCTAAATTGGGCATATGAACTATTTCTAAAAATAGAAATCAGGAATACTGAAATAGTTAATCTAAGATGTCTATATATGACTATATGTTTGGGAATTATTGGACAATAATATTCATGTCATGCTTCATACGTTTATAAAACTATTGGATGGGAGCAATAGTATACAGATATATTTCTGCAACTTTTCTATCTCAAGCAGTCTTCCTGTCTTGGTGAAATGCATTTTGGAAGGTTTTGGAATATCCAATTATGATTTAAGTGCACTCAGGCTGTTATTAGATTTACAGTGCATAATTGAATCCAAAGAGGAATGATACAGCCTTGCCACAGTAAGTATTGATCTACTTGGCAGATAAAAGCAAATACAATGTGTAAAGTGGTCAAGCCGACTTCTCCATATGATTGATAGATGTTTTTAGAAGCCGTGGTTTTCTAGAGCTTTTCTCTGTGTGTTTGCTCTGGGTTCTTGTGCAGTGCCTTCATACTGCTTCACTTTCTTGTGCATTGCCTTCATACTGCTTCAATTTCTATATTagctcaaaaataaaatgctgcatTGTCTAGGGAAAATTAGAAATCCCACTATGGAGTACAAGAAATACATATTAAGTGAGCACAGTAAATTCCTGCATGTTTGTTTGGCTCAAGTAATTGTTTTTCTGCCTctgtatttttttcagtgtttcctTGGATCTAATGCAAGAAAAGGGGGCTGACAATTGAAAGGGAGTCCCACATTTCCCCACTGAAGTTTTTAGAAGCAACAACCATTGCATCCTGACCCTAAACTGCAGGTTGCCTTCATTCACAGCATGACTGTTGCCACGGGTGACCCAGCCGATGAAGCCGCAGCTCTCCCGGGTCAGCCACAGGACACATATGACCCGGAACCAGACCATGAGTGCTGCGAAAGGGTGGTCATTAACATCTCTGGTCTGCGCTTTGAGACGCAGCTCAAAACTCTGTCTCAGTTCCCAGAGACATTGCTTGGAGACCCTAAAAAGAGAATGCGCTACTTCGACCCTCTGAGAAATGAGTACTTTTTTGACAGGAACCGCCCAAGTTTTGATGCCATTCTCTATTACTACCAGTCAGGCGGCAGGCTCCGGAGGCCTGTCAATGTGacactggatattttttcagAGGAGATACGTTTTTATGAGCTTGGGGAAGAAGCCATTGAGATGTTCAGGGAGGATGAAGGATTTATTAAGGAAGAGGAGAAACTACTGCCAGAGAATGAGTTTCAGAGGCAGGTATGGCTGCTTTTTGAGTACCCTGAAAGTTCAGGGCCTGCCCGGATTATTGCTATAATTTCAGTCATGGTTATTCTCATATCCATAGTCAGTTTTTGCCTGGAGACACTTCCAGTTTTTCGCAATGAAGAAACGGATATGCACAAAGCATACAGAACCGACTCCAACTCAACAATTAGCTatacttccacttactttactgACCCTTTCTTCATCTTGGAGACACTTTGCATCATATGGTTTTCCTTTGAGTTCCTGGTGAGATTCTTTGCATGTCCAAGCAAAGCAGGCTTCTTTGTCAATATAATGAACATCATTGATATTGTGGCTATAATACCTTACTTTATCACCTTGGGAACAGAGCTTGCAGAGAAAGCTGAAGATGGTCAGCAAGGTCAACAAGCCATGTCTCTTGCCATCTTGAGGGTCATCAGATTAGTGCGAGTCTTCAGGATCTTCAAACTTTCCCGGCATTCAAAAGGGCTGCAGATTCTTGGCCAAACACTCAAGGCCAGCATGAGAGAGCTTGGGCTGCTTATCTTTTTTCTCTTCATTGGAGTCATCCTGTTCTCAAGTGCCGTTTACTTTGCTGAAGCGGACGAGCCTGACTCGCAGTTTGTAAGCATCCCAGATGCCTTCTGGTGGGCTGTGGTTTCAATGACAACAGTAGGGTATGGTGACATGGTTCCTACTACCATTGGAGGCAAAATCGTGGGATCCCTGTGTGCTATCGCTGGTGTGCTGACCATTGCATTGCCTGTGCCTGTCATAGTCTCAAACTTCAACTACTTCTACCATCGAGAGACAGAGGGAGAGGAACAGGCCCAGTACCTTAACGTGACCAGCGTCCCCAAGATAGATTCCTCAGAGGACCTGAAAAAGAGCCGCAGCGGGTCAACCATGAGCAAGTCTGACTACATGGAAATTCAAGAGGCTGTTAACAACAGTAATGAGGACTTCCGAGAGGAGAACATCAAGACCGCCAATTGCACCCTAGCCAACACTAACTATGTTAACATCACCAAAATGCTTACAGATGTATAACCACTTTGATCTGCCTTGATGAAGAAGGTGGAAATAAAGAAAGGGTGTACAAACCCCAGTTTGAAAGGCTCCAAATGCCTCATGCAAGAGTATCAAGACAGGAGAACTGGAATGTGTCCATTTGAGTGAAGGAACAGTGAAGAAGTCCTGTCCATCATTCCATCTCCATTCCCTCTTACAAGAATTGGGAAACATGATTGGTGGGGGACGTTGTTTTGCATCCTTGTGTTCAGTGTCTGCATGGAGTTTGTCCTTTCTGTGTGACTGTTCTAGTAGTCGTTCTGCTTGCAACAGTAGCCAAATCGTAGCCTAACCATTTAGATACAAGTGTAGCATAGAGGGACCAATTCCTGACTCTCATTCCCCCATTCACTGCCAACCTGAAGATCCCTTGAGTCTTTTTCAAGTATATTTGTACCTGGGAAGAATTTTGTCACTCCAAATTGCTCAAGAGATAACAAGAATCACAATAGAGGATGTATTTCTCTGAAAAATGCACAAATACCGCTTGTCCTGCCAGCCAAAGCAGTGTACCATGTACCTAAAATTTTTCACATTCCATCTTGTGACGGAAAAATGCATGACCAATTTTTGGGGTGTCCGGAAGGCCAGTTACAGAGCACCCTTTTTAAATTTTCAAACGTCGTCCCTCTTTTGCTGCTAGAGTAAAAATAACTGAAAGTGTAGAAGAGATTGTTTTGAAGTTGACCATTTTTCCATCGTCGTCATTCCTCTATACTGCATGAGTAGCTGCCCGCCATTGCATAATTTCCGTCACATACTTTTCCCAGCATTGTAAACTTACAAGCATTCCATGTGTGTGAGCAATgtcttttttttaactaaaaaataGTGTAGGTTTTTACTGGGACATTGCAGCCAATAACAGCAAAACACTAGCTCACCAAGTCAGGTCACCAAAGATCAAGTTCACTGCCGCTGTTTATTGCatctttatgtttttattttgacatttcatGGTGCATCCAGCCCATAAAATGATGCTGGAGAATATGGATAAAAAGGTATGACAATTCTGCTT
The nucleotide sequence above comes from Danio rerio strain Tuebingen ecotype United States chromosome 23, GRCz12tu, whole genome shotgun sequence. Encoded proteins:
- the kcna2b gene encoding potassium voltage-gated channel subfamily A member 2b isoform X1, with translation MTVATGDPADEAAALPGQPQDTYDPEPDHECCERVVINISGLRFETQLKTLSQFPETLLGDPKKRMRYFDPLRNEYFFDRNRPSFDAILYYYQSGGRLRRPVNVTLDIFSEEIRFYELGEEAIEMFREDEGFIKEEEKLLPENEFQRQVWLLFEYPESSGPARIIAIISVMVILISIVSFCLETLPVFRNEETDMHKAYRTDSNSTISYTSTYFTDPFFILETLCIIWFSFEFLVRFFACPSKAGFFVNIMNIIDIVAIIPYFITLGTELAEKAEDGQQGQQAMSLAILRVIRLVRVFRIFKLSRHSKGLQILGQTLKASMRELGLLIFFLFIGVILFSSAVYFAEADEPDSQFVSIPDAFWWAVVSMTTVGYGDMVPTTIGGKIVGSLCAIAGVLTIALPVPVIVSNFNYFYHRETEGEEQAQYLNVTSVPKIDSSEDLKKSRSGSTMSKSDYMEIQEAVNNSNEDFREENIKTANCTLANTNYVNITKMLTDV